gtggtgttggagaagactactgagagccccttggactgcaaggagatccaaccagtccattctaaaggagatcagtcctgggtgttctttggaaggaatgatgctaaagctgaaactccagtcctttggccacctcatgtgaagagttgactcattggaaaagactctgatgctgggagggattgggggcaggaggagaaggggatgacagaggatgagatggctggatggcatcactgactcgatggacgtgagttggagtgaactccgggagttggtgatggacagagaggcctggcgtgctgcaattcatggggtggcaaagagtcggacacagctgagtgaccgaactgaactgaagagtttagCAAATGTGCTGAGCATCTTTATTTTGACTTGTCTTTTCCAAAAGAGTAGGAAGATTAATTGTCTTAAAGCCTGGTTAACGGACCATGTGAATGTGTATGTAATATGTTGCATGAGACCCATCTGCTTACAGCAATCATGAGAataacactgaaagaaaaaatgtataataaattaGCACTCCAGCTGTGGACTCAATGTCTGTTTACCCTCAAAAATCATATACTGAAGCCCTAACCACCCACTCCATTCAACTGTATTTGGAAGTGGAGCCTCTGAgaagtaattaggtcatgagggtagaaTTTTTATGGGGGGATTAGTGCCCCTTATGAAAAAGAagtggactttccaggtggtgctagtggtaaagaaactgcctgccaaagcaggagacatgagactcaagttcgattcccgggtcagaaagatcccctggaggagggcatgacaacccactccaatattcttgcctggagaatcccatggacagaggaacctgaagggctacagtttatggggttgcaaagagttggacatgactaaagcgacttagcactcacgcaCAAACTGATTAAGACATCAGCCCTGTAAGAAAACATGCTTCTGTGTTTCCCTCAGAATGTATGGACCTTTTACAATCGAAAGTTGCCCTTGAAATAATTTTCATTCCAGAAAGGTGGAAACGAGTCCATACCTACAGGCATAACAACAGGAAAAGCCAAGGCAATTGCTGCATCCCAGAGCACAAAGAACAGCAACCAAAGCCGGACAGAAAGCCAGGCCAATCCCAGTGCCTGAGGCAACACATGCTAAACTGCAGCCCACATCCTGGCACTTTCATAACTTGAAACAGGATTCACTTTTGAAGCTTGAAGCCTTCTGACTCCTCCACCACAATACATAAACATAGGCCAGAAAGAAAATGCCTCTTAAAATTACAGTAGCCTTTATGGCAACTCTAAAACACCTCTTGAACCACTAGGAAGATGACAATACTATAAATGAAAATGCAATCATCTTGCAGGCAGTTTGGGTGCACATGTTCCACTTCCATCGCCAAGTCTGTCTGTGGGGTATTTTCTGGTTACTCAGACCTGCTCAAGTTGAGTCTGCCTCTCTGGAGCCCTCATGGAAAGCCACAAGGCAGAGGGGAAAGTATGTTAGACATGACATTAGGGAACCAGGGTTCCAGATTCGATTCAGCTTATTCTTTCACTTACCCAGGATTATTGAAGGATAAGTGATTTTCCCACTTCTTCAATAAGTGAGTTTTCCAGACAACTGAAACAACTGCTAGCTACAAGATGTTTGAGCTTTATTGTTCACATATGGGAAATTCTCCTAAGATATGGTATCTATTAAGAGGTGGGCCCTGGAGCCAggatgcctgggtttgaatcccagctccaaCACAGGCTCACTGAGTGACACAGGCAAGgaacttaacttctctgtgtcttTGGGGATAGCCTCTACTTCATAACGTAGCACAGAGGGCTATGGCATAAAATGCTAGAACTGTACCCAGCATATGATAATTATTTCATAAGTATATGTTTATTCTAAAACAAATTATGAAACATAAGGGTTGAGAGGCTTTTCTTCTCAGAGTCATCATCATAAACACCAAGCATAATactgtatgcatatgtataatacatactatataatgggttggccaaaaagttcattcaggcttTCCATATGATGttttggaaaaacccaaatgaactttctgacCAACCCAATATTATATGCTGTACAACACACCCATTCTCactaaatacatacacacacatatgcataataaaatatatgaactCATGCTTTCATGACTCACTGGAATATATTAGGAAGACTGCATCTACCCTATATGACCTCAGAAGGTGGTTTCCAATGTGTTATATTTGCCTTTTTCAAACATCCTAGCTGCCCCTCTTTGGTCTAACTGCCGTGTCTGACTGTCTTCTCCCTCTGAGCTGTTCTAGACTTCTAGGACTGGGAAACCAGACTGCAAAGCTTTCTGGAACTGTGAGCAGAAGCAGAGCACAGCCATCTGAATGAGAGTCTTACAGGCTCCATTATGAACTAAACGCATGGGCTTAAACACTTGGGCACTGAACAGAGCAGTATTTAGCTTGCTTTCTCAATCTTGAGCATACTCTAAATGAGGTTTGCAGCTACATTCACATGGCCTTCACGCACTGTGAGCACATCTCCAGAGCCCTCACAGTGGGGATGAAATGAGGAAGGTTTACCCAGTAAGCCACCAAGCCCTCCACTTGCACTTCAACCAGAAAAGTTCTGATATTTTATATAATGGGGCTCTGCATACAGCGGTGAGGTGAGGTGAattgaagtggctcagtcgtgtccaactctttccaaccccatggactgtagcctaccaagctcctctgtccatgggattttccaggcaatactactggagtggattgccatttccttctccaggggatcttcccaacccagggatcaaacctgggtctcccgcattgtagacagacgctttaccgtctgagccaccagggaagtctgagcatACAGCAGTAGTTTGTGAAAGAGGACTTTGCtgctaaataaataactaaagctGACAGCTACTATTCTACAGAGTCATGTTTGCCAGATATCTAACATCAGAACATACGTTCTCCtctgtatatttgaaatatttcaaaaattaaaaagagaatcaCAAGCTAAACATAACTAGGAATTAACCATAAGAATTCACACATGATAAATGAAACCAGACATCTatagaaaatatttccatataaGTCACGATAactattatttctaaaaaaaaaaaacttaatgatATTAGTCTAACCCCATATCCCACCAACGAGCCACCAAGTTaactgtaaataaatataaaataagttataATTCCAACAAGTCTAATGTTGACGATGGCTACAAAGAGATGGGAGTAAATTGCGTGGTTGAGAAAAGGAGAATTGTTAACAATCATTTGTCAGGGTTTTTCCAGAATTCACCTAAAGAGATTCCAATAGCTGATGCTGAGTTTCTGTTCAGAAACATCCCACAAGTGAAGATGGACACATTAGCATGATTGAAATGATGTTTCAGCAACATCAAACTCCCTCTTATTTTAACTCTATCCTTACCACTGTATTAACAAAGATTGTTCTGGCttcaagaaacagaaagacaCAAAAGAGTCTTTAAAAAAGCTTAACCAAGATCAAAGTTTACTTCTCTCTCATACATGGAGTCTTGAGGTCAGTAGTCTCCAAGGACCCAGGCTTCTTCTACCTTATCGTTCTGCCAGAAATGGCTCCCATTCTCAAGATCCCTTCTGATCCAAAATGGGTGCTAAAGTTCCAGGCATTATGACTACATTTCAGAcagcaggaaggaggaagaggagaaaaggaaaaccccCCTTCCTTTAAGGAAACTTCTTAACAGTTTCACACACCCCTTCTGTTTACATCATATTGGTCAGAACTTAGTCACATGGCCACACTTAACTGTGCAAAAGGCTGGCTAGGAAATGTAATCTTTATTCTATACAGTTCTATTTCCCTACTGTGAAAGAAGGGAGAACAGACATTGAATAATAACAAAAGCCTCTACCATGCCATCTCCTGATTTCTATTTTGACTTCCTAGGTGAACCTACTCAATGGAAATAGAGTGGTATCCCTGTTATCCACTCTTCCCCtaattatatgtttaaaaattcattttcaaatacCTGTTATTTGTTAAGTGCCTTTTATGATTCCTATTCAGCAATCAGGAATTGctgaattattattaaaaaggaacaaattattaATCTGTGGAACTACATTGATAAATCTCAAGATAATTACAACGAGTGAAGATACCCAGAacccccacacacaaaaaaaggagtATGTGTTGTataattacatttaaataaaattctcaaaaatgcaaacaaatataCAGCGACAGAGAGCAGAACAATGGTTGGGAACAACAGAAAAAGGAGAGGACGGAACACAAGGGAACTTTGGAGATGATGGATCTATTCCTTATCTTGATCATGGTGATGGTTTCCGGGCTGAATATATGTATCAAAACTCATTAAATGGAAAACTAAAAATGTAATTGATCCTACATCATTTATACTTCAACAACactataaaatacttttttaaaaaaaagaacctattACATGCCTGGCAGATGCTAGGCACAAAGGATACAAAATAAGCTATGAGTCCTGTTCTGACGAATAAAATAGGCTTATCAGTTTAGAGGGAGTGAGTGGATCCCCCAACACTGAGCACCGTCAATAAATAGACTAAATCAAGGCACTCAGTCTACAAAGGGAGGGTCAGATTCTGGCTGTTGTGTCCAGCCAACCCCCCAAAACAGGCCTGAAACAGCCCATCAGGCTTAACCATTTTGCAGTGAAGAGCAAAATACAAGCATACATCATGCTGTAGGCCTATTTCTACATATGGCTATGGATACATATGGGGAAttatattaatactttaaaagtcCCAAAGTTAACTGTGTATTTTCCCTTTCAGAAATGAAATTCAATGGCATGCTCTCTTCACTTTTCACATCTGTGTTGCAGAGCCAGAGAGGATCATATGACTAAGCCAAGAAGTTGGCACAAACAGATCTTCAGGAGGAATAGTCTAGCAAGACAGCTGTTTGGAATCTGCTACTTCCAATGACCAATACCACTCATGTCTTGGCATCTCTGGGCACTGCTATTGTCCTGTGGGTGATGTTGCAATGGTGCAGCGTGCTAAGTTCTGGAAACCTCAGATGTCAACTCAAAGGTAAATACTACTGATCAAATACTCTATTTGATTCTCAATTTTGCCCCCTTGCTTCCCAGGGCTTATGAAGGTTAACAGAATGTTTTCTTAGAATGGAAAGCCGTGACTTCTATCTTTTCCACTTTGAgaacaaaaaaatcataaaagaagaATGGTTGTCAGGAAttgggaggaagagggagagatgaATAAACAGAATTAAAGGATTTTCAGGACAGTGAAAACATTCTATACAATACTATAATGATTGACACATGTCATCGAATGTTTGTCTAAAACTATAGAATGTACAACATCAAAAGTGAGCCCTAACGTAAACTGTAGGTGATAATGATTTGTCAATGTAGGttcctcaactgtaaaaaaaGGTACCACTCTGGTGGGAGATGGATAATCTCTGTACCTGTGGATAATCTTCTACCTGCCCCTGGGAAGATTCTGTACCTTCCCCTAAATTTGGTTATGAACCTAGAACTTCTCCAAAAAGTCTTAATTTAAAAGACTGACATGCAAAATGATAATCAACCTCACTAGAGTTGTATAcattctaataaaaataatgagatattATTCCCAACATACTGGCCTTTTAAATTACAGTAGTAAAATGCTCATATACAGTAGGTacagagaaggaatggcaacccactccagtattcttatctggagaatcccaggaacagaagagcctggtgggctgccgtctacggggttgcacagagctggacatgactgaagcaacttccgctggatcatcgaaaaagcaagagagttccagaaaaaacatctatttctgctttattgactatgccaaagcctttcactgtgtggatcacaataaactgtggaaaattctgaaagagatgggaataccagaccacctgacctgcctcttgagaaacctatatgcaggtcaggaagcaacagttagaactggacatggaacaacagactggttccaagtaggaaaaggagtacgtcaaggctgtatattgtcaccctgcttatttaacttatatgcagagtacatcatgagaaatgctgagctggaagaagcacaagctggaatcaagattgccaggagaaatatcagtcacctcagacatgcagatgacacaacccttatggcagaaactgaagaagaactaaaaagcctcttgatgaaagtgaaaggggagagtgaaaaagttggcttaaagctcaacattcagaaaacaaagaccatggcatctggtcccatcacttcatggcagatagatggggaaatagtggaaacaatgttagactttaatttggggctctaaaatcactgcagatggtgattgcagccatgaaattaaaagatgcttactccttggaagaaaagttatgaccaacctagacagcatattaaaaagcagagacattactctgccagcaaaggtccatctagtcaaggctatggtttttccagtagtcatgtatggatgtgagagttggactgtgaagaaagctgagtgccgaagaattgatgcttttaaactgtggtgttagagaagactcttgagagtgccttggactacaaggagatccaaccagtccattctaaaggagatcagccctgggtgttcattggaaggaatgatgctaaagctgaaaatccaatattttggccacctcatgcgaagagctgactcattggaaaggactttgatgctgggagggattgggggcaggaggagaaggggacgacagaggatgagatggctggatggcatcaccgactccatggacatgagtttgagtgaactccaggagttggtgatggacagggaggcctggcacgctgctaatcatggggtcacaaagagttcagagcgactgaactgaactgaactgaagcaacttagcagcagcagcagcagcatacaaaggTAGGCATATATATATTGACCTGTTCCTCTAGAGAGTAATTCAGTAAGATGTATAATGAGCCTTTTGAAGAGTTCATGATATGTATGCCTAAACAGTTCTAAATGATTATACAATAAAGTGTTAGCTCCTTTTAAGAAAGTCATTAGTTGCTGTGTAGATAGCTTCAACATAAAAAAGCAATGAGATCAGAATGTacgtcaaaaaaagaaaaaacgttTTCCCAGTCCCCCACGAGGCCTTTCATTGTGTGGTCTGAACATCACTGAGTCAGGAGTCTCACACAGACTTACATCAAATGCTCCTCACAACCCCAAACACCTCCCCCTCTTATCCTTACCCACACTTGACACCTCTGTATAACTGATCCCTTTACATAAAGATGCTGAGGCTGGACTGTCCTCtgggacaagaaagaaaaatccaacTGACACCCCCACCATGACCCAGAGAGCCTTGAAGAACTGGTGCAAGGTAAACCCACAGGGTTGGACCACGTGATCGCTGTGGAGCTGGTGGGGGTGTGACAAAGGACGATGTGAGATGCATGAAGCAATGAGCAACCAAACTCTGGCTATGGGAAAGTTTCTCAAGAGCTGGTCCTTCTtattattgggaaaaaaaaaaaaaaactaatctgGAGGGGAGTAGTGAATGATTCTATACAAATTCACCAAATCTTAATTCTTCTCAAATGTTGATTGTATTTTAAAAGACCCATGATTCAAAGCACTCCTTCCACTTTTACTCAACCCCCTAATAAAAGCAGACTTGCTCCCCTCATTAAGCCAAATTTATTGACATTCAAAGTGTATTGACTTACTACTATGTGATTGCCCTAATtacgctggaacttccaaagcccTGGAGCTCTGCTGATGAAAATAATCCCTCGCCAGTATTTCCTTTCTGACTGAGCACCTCTGTGCATTGAAAACATCTATCAGTGCAAATTAGGAAGGGCTTTCCCAGTCCTTATCACGTGAATTTTGTGGCTTTACCTTTTCTACAGGAAAGTAAGTCCTTTTCTCAAGTCATCTGGGGATAGCCTGAGACAGCTCATCCATGAGAAGGTCCAGAGCagatggaggaggaaggagagaaatcaGTGACAGTCTTCAACATTTGTTCCTTAATGATAAGCAGCTTGACCCTTCTAAGTAGAACATCTGAATAAACTACTCAACCCTGAAACTGATGGAAGTAGTTCTGTCAGAAACAGAAGTCCCTCATTACAATGTGGTTTTCATGAGCAGATATTTCtagggaaagaggaggaaagcCAGGGACAGGGAGATGTCAAAATATGGCTATCAAAACCTAACGCTGTCAAGCCTACAACACTCAGAGCGACAAGCTGGAGTCAGTCCCATCCCTAGCATGTCACAGAGACATTTCACATCTACAGCATCACCACCCAGGCATGCCCACAGCTTGCTCTGTGCCCTAGGACAAGGCCTTCATTGACTCCGAGTCTCATCTCATTCATATCAATACACAGATGAGGCTGGACGAGGGGACCTCTGCAGTCCATCATGATCTATTCTGTCTAGTATTCAGTCCACGGAATTTAACTCCCCTAGTGGCCATGCGTTGTCTTGGTGCCTTAATTCTTCATGACATCACTCTTCCCAAGACACCTCTGATGTTTTTAAGCACTGTGTCTAAAATGCCAAGAGAACCTCTTCAGGTGCATGTTAAGAGTATTTCCTGCAGAACAGTTGGTTAAAGCCTACTGCCTgcttctttaaattaatttttattggagtatagttgctttacagtattgcattagtttctgctgtacagcaaagtgaatcagctgtatgtatacatgtatcccctctttttcggatttccttcccatttaggtcaccacagagcactgagtagggtcTCCTGTGCTctccagtaggttctcattagttatcagttttatttataatatcaatagtgcatatatgtcaatcccaatctcccaattcatccaccACCACCTCTTTCTCCCCTTGGTGTCCATTcatttgttctctatgcctgtgtctctaCTTCTGTTTTCCTATTGCCTGTTGACGGACCTTCTGAACACCACCCTTGCAGAATGACCCAGAGCTGGAGGTTGATTTTCCCCTCAGGGTACATCTGGCAATGTCTAGAGATTTTGTCACAACCTGGAGGGGGAAGGTATAATGTTCTtgacatctagtgggtagaagCCAGAGATGCCTCTACTAATCCTAAATGTACAGGACAGCTATCAACAACCATTATCCAGCCCGAAATGTGGATAGTATCAAGGCTGAGAGGCCTTGCCCAATGCCAGAATGAGTGGAGTGGAGCAACCAG
The sequence above is a segment of the Capra hircus breed San Clemente chromosome 20, ASM170441v1, whole genome shotgun sequence genome. Coding sequences within it:
- the GDNF-AS1 gene encoding LOW QUALITY PROTEIN: GDNF antisense RNA 1 (head to head) (The sequence of the model RefSeq protein was modified relative to this genomic sequence to represent the inferred CDS: inserted 1 base in 1 codon; deleted 2 bases in 1 codon), which gives rise to MCCLRHWDWPGFVRLWLLFFVLWDAAIALAFPVVMPVGMDSFPPFWNEXLFQGQLSIVKGPYILRETQKHVFLQG